A stretch of Sebastes fasciatus isolate fSebFas1 chromosome 19, fSebFas1.pri, whole genome shotgun sequence DNA encodes these proteins:
- the oacyl gene encoding O-acyltransferase like protein, with amino-acid sequence MQALNVSQRCTEDTNTFLWEINQDKPKEYAVLMYDAFGKMGSNVEGGNANQPGLLSECRSARGPAFSGQYCQVFLRQGTVQYFVGICVPDSCGEDDVQMLVLYGRLHFGQMSLIPPLPPILVNQSTQEMIMTHCLPKTIVPDASDVTCLFVCCLMVAIPLAATLFTAIIRWRRSKEVSPTTESSCLTSGLNLYGTLKTNRSSSSNNDSSTSEDVSNSTRQTPMCFPRSCVYRFLQAFSLQTTSQGVFSTSSSIPGGGYSSLNGIRVLSLLWIICGHSAQFPVITNLDNYKDWKKTVESNPLHMLTISGPVFLAVDTFLLLGGLLSARSLLGSIDRAEDKLSPSLVGNYLFRRIKRVQPLHMFIMCLTIGLMSLLQGGPWFQFLDTQMDCKTYWWANVLLISNLLPVHEICIPWTWYLSLDFQCYATTPLLVYFYRLNRGVFAVIAGGLLLLTTAAGAIITALMHLPVFQPSTLTSDNYALHYYVKPYTRYGPFLIGILTGMYLKTKKDQLIKKKWQAALGWFCCLLILAVVVALAYVLKETPAYPSVPHALYQALHRPLWTLAVTWIILACEEGYGGFIKSLLSLGFWGPLSNISFACYLTHPVVIILYNGLQETPIHYTGISFMYLFFGNLLLTLGVSCVLTMLVEKPYILLKWSST; translated from the exons ATGCAGGCCTTGAATGTGTCTCAAAGATGTACGGAGGATACCAACACTTTCCTCTGGGAAATTAACCAGGACAAACCGAAGGAATATGCTGTTCTCA tgtATGATGCATTTGGAAAGATGGGCAGCAATGTCGAAGGAGGAAATGCCAACCAGCCTGGCCTGTTGTCGGAGTGTCGCTCTGCACGCGGTCCCGCCTTCTCTGGACAGTACTGCCAAGTGTTCCTTAGGCAG GGAACAGTCCAGTACTTTGTGGGTATTTGTGTTCCTGACTCCTGTGGAGAAGACGATGTGCAAATGCTGGTGCTGTACG GGAGACTTCATTTTGGTCAGATGTCCCTCATTCCTCCTTTACCTCCCATCCTGGTCAATCAGTCCACTCAGGAAATGATCATGACCCACTGTTTGCCCAAAACCATTGTCCCTGATGCATCAGATGTCACCTGTCT GTTTGTGTGTTGTTTAATGGTAGCAATTCCTCTTGCGGCTACCCTGTTTACAGCTATAATAAGATGGCGACGAAGCAAAGAGGTCAGTCCCACAACGGAGTCTTCCTGTCTAACCTCTGGCCTCAACCTTTATGGGACCCTGAAGACCAATCGCTCCTCCAGTAGCAATAATGATAGTAGCACCTCAGAAGACGTTAGTA ACAGCACCAGGCAGACTCCAATGTGTTTTCCTCGGAGCTGTGTGTACCGGTTCCTTCAGGCGTTCTCTCTACAGACCACCAGTCAGGGTGTGTTTAGCACCTCCTCGTCCATCCCAGGAGGAGGCTACTCCTCCCTGAATGGCATCCGTGTTCTCAGCCTGTTATGGATCATATGTGGACACTCTGCACAGTTCCCCGTAATAACCAACCTGG ATAActacaaagactggaagaaaACAGTTGAAAGCAACCCCTTGCATATGCTTACCATCAGTGGACCTGTTTTTCTGGCTGTGGACACCTTTTTACTTCTAGG GGGTCTGCTTAGTGCAAGGTCTCTGCTGGGCTCCATCGACAGGGCTGAAGACAAACTGAGCCCCAGTTTGGTGGGCAACTACCTCTTCAGGAGGATTAAAAG GGTTCAACCACTGCATATGTTTATTATGTGTCTAACCATTGGCCTCATGTCGCTGCTCCAGGGTGGACCCTGGTTCCAATTTCTAGATACACAGATGGATTGTAAGACGTACTGGTGGGCTAACGTACTGTTGATTAGCAATCTCCTCCCAGTCCATGAGATA TGTATTCCTTGGACATGGTACCTGTCTCTGGACTTCCAGTGTTATGCCACCACTCCTCTGTTGGTCTATTTTTACAGACT AAACAGAGGTGTGTTTGCGGTCATCGCTGGAGGCCTTCTGCTGTTGACCACTGCGGCCGGTGCTATTATAACTGCACTCATGCACCTGCCAGTCTTTCAGCCGTCTACACT GACATCTGATAATTATGCCTTGCATTACTATGTGAAACCGTACACCAGATATGGGCCGTTTTTAATAGGGATCTTGACTGGAATGTATTTGAAAACAAAGAAGGATCAGCTGATAAAGAAAAAG TGGCAGGCAGCACTTGGATGGTTCTGCTGTCTGTTAATCTTGGCTGTGGTGGTTGCATTGGCCTACGTCCTCAAGGAGACCCCAGCCTATCCATCTGTGCCACATGCCCTCTACCAGGCACTGCACAGGCCGCTCTGGACTCTGGCTGTGACCTGGATCATACTGGCCTGTGAGGAAGGTTACGGAG GTTTTATCAAGAGCCTCTTGTCATTGGGTTTCTGGGGTCCTCTTTCTAACATTAGTTTTGCCTGCTATCTGACACATCCTGTGGTCATAATCCTCTACAATGGCTTGCAAGAGACCCCAATCCACTACACAGGCATCAGCTTC ATGTACCTGTTCTTTGGCAACCTGTTGCTCACGCTGGGGGTCAGCTGTGTGCTTACTATGCTGGTTGAGAAGCCATACATCCTCCTAAAGTGGAGCAGTACATAA